The Verrucomicrobiota bacterium genome has a segment encoding these proteins:
- the pstA gene encoding phosphate ABC transporter permease PstA, with product MTIPKGGNPFARVRFDYASNGFSALTGLATLLIVAILFVILGNIAYFGWPSLSWRFVTGGTEKDMFNVDHAGVMPMIFGTAALVILMSIAVVPVGVITAVYLTEYTQSNSVMTRVIRGAVNNLAGVPSIVFGLFGLGFFINFVGQNMDAILGKADEPVWGKPAILWAALTLAILTLPVVIVATEEALKAIPNGLREASLALGATKLQTVMKIVIPQALPGIMTGSILAVSRGAGEVAPIMFTGAAYYMAELPSRLTDQFMELGYHVFILSTQSPDIERTRPILYATVVVLLGLTFLLNFVAILVRAQMRRKLRSLS from the coding sequence ATGACGATTCCGAAAGGCGGGAATCCATTTGCCCGGGTGCGGTTCGACTACGCGTCGAACGGGTTCTCGGCGCTGACCGGGCTCGCGACGCTGCTCATTGTGGCCATTCTGTTCGTGATCCTGGGCAACATCGCCTATTTCGGCTGGCCCAGCTTGTCCTGGCGCTTTGTGACGGGGGGCACGGAAAAAGACATGTTCAATGTGGATCACGCGGGCGTGATGCCGATGATTTTTGGCACGGCGGCCCTGGTGATCTTGATGAGCATCGCCGTCGTTCCCGTGGGAGTGATCACGGCTGTGTATTTGACCGAATACACCCAGAGCAATTCGGTCATGACCCGGGTCATCCGTGGAGCCGTGAACAACCTGGCAGGGGTGCCCTCGATCGTGTTCGGGCTTTTTGGATTGGGGTTCTTTATCAACTTTGTGGGCCAAAACATGGACGCGATTCTGGGAAAGGCAGACGAGCCAGTCTGGGGGAAGCCGGCGATCCTCTGGGCCGCGCTGACCCTGGCCATCCTCACGCTGCCCGTGGTCATCGTGGCGACGGAAGAGGCGTTGAAAGCGATTCCAAACGGATTGCGGGAAGCCAGCTTGGCGCTCGGAGCGACGAAACTGCAGACGGTGATGAAAATCGTCATCCCTCAGGCCCTCCCGGGCATTATGACCGGCAGCATTCTCGCGGTAAGCCGGGGGGCGGGCGAAGTGGCGCCGATCATGTTCACCGGCGCGGCCTACTACATGGCCGAACTCCCATCCCGCTTGACGGATCAGTTTATGGAATTGGGCTACCATGTTTTCATTCTGTCCACCCAATCGCCGGATATCGAACGCACGCGTCCGATTTTATATGCCACCGTGGTGGTGTTGCTGGGGCTGACTTTTCTGCTGAATTTTGTGGCGATCCTGGTTCGGGCGCAGATGCGGCGCAAGCTGCGCTCCTTGTCCTAA
- the phoU gene encoding phosphate signaling complex protein PhoU gives MTHHFEQELQELKDLLLAMTSRGAAAVGNAIKALVDRDEALARKVIEDDRELDRLEIEIDDKSISLLAQAPLARDLRTVTVAMKISHDLERIGDEATTIARRSLDLNQEPQLKPYVDIPRMSELALAMLHEALTAFVTLDAERARQVIPRDKEVDLLNKQLQRELASYMVERPVTISRCLHLMVISKALERVADHAKNFAEEVVYLCEAVDIRHPNAPR, from the coding sequence ATGACCCATCATTTTGAACAGGAATTGCAAGAGCTCAAGGACCTTCTGCTGGCCATGACGAGCCGCGGGGCGGCCGCGGTGGGGAACGCCATCAAGGCGCTGGTGGACCGGGACGAGGCCCTGGCGCGCAAAGTGATCGAGGACGACCGCGAGCTCGACAGGCTGGAGATTGAGATCGACGACAAGTCCATTTCACTGCTGGCGCAGGCCCCGCTGGCCCGGGATTTGCGCACCGTGACGGTGGCCATGAAGATTTCCCATGATTTGGAGAGGATAGGGGACGAGGCGACGACGATCGCGCGGCGGTCTCTCGATTTAAATCAAGAGCCCCAGCTCAAACCTTATGTGGACATCCCTCGCATGAGCGAGCTCGCTTTGGCCATGTTGCACGAAGCCCTCACGGCCTTTGTGACCCTGGACGCCGAGCGAGCGAGGCAGGTGATTCCCCGCGACAAGGAGGTGGACCTTCTGAACAAGCAATTGCAGCGGGAACTGGCGAGCTACATGGTCGAGCGTCCTGTCACGATCAGCCGCTGTTTGCATTTGATGGTGATCTCCAAGGCCTTGGAGCGCGTGGCGGACCACGCCAAGAACTTCGCCGAGGAAGTGGTGTATCTGTGCGAAGCCGTGGACATCCGCCATCCGAACGCCCCGCGTTGA
- a CDS encoding PstS family phosphate ABC transporter substrate-binding protein, with translation MKQKFLMAAAVLLALIPVRAGNITVKGSDTLVILAQKWAETYMGKNPGTKIQVTGGGTGTGFAALQNQTTDLCNASRKIRAKEIETCIKAFGKRPTEYKVAVDGLSIYVSADNAVQELSMEQLEGIFTGKIKNWKDVGGADAPITVYSRENSSGTYEFFKEHVLKGKDFASSAQTMPGTAAVLQAVAKDKRGIGYGGAAYGAGARHLKIKKDSGSPAVEPTEESVLSQKYPIWRYLYIYVNPALDKGEIRDYLGWIQTEDGQKVVKDVGYFPLPKHLRN, from the coding sequence ATGAAACAGAAGTTCCTCATGGCGGCAGCGGTCCTGCTGGCGCTTATCCCCGTGCGTGCGGGTAACATCACGGTCAAAGGATCGGACACCTTGGTTATTCTTGCCCAAAAGTGGGCTGAGACTTACATGGGGAAGAACCCGGGCACGAAGATCCAGGTTACCGGCGGGGGCACGGGCACTGGATTCGCGGCCTTGCAGAATCAGACCACGGATTTGTGTAACGCTTCGCGCAAGATTCGCGCGAAGGAAATCGAGACTTGCATCAAGGCGTTTGGCAAACGTCCGACCGAGTACAAAGTGGCGGTGGACGGCCTTTCCATCTATGTCAGCGCTGACAACGCGGTGCAGGAGTTGTCCATGGAGCAGTTGGAAGGAATCTTCACGGGCAAGATCAAGAACTGGAAGGACGTGGGCGGGGCAGACGCTCCGATTACGGTGTACAGCCGAGAAAACAGTTCCGGTACTTACGAGTTTTTCAAGGAACACGTTCTCAAGGGCAAAGATTTTGCCTCTTCGGCCCAGACCATGCCGGGGACGGCGGCGGTCTTGCAGGCCGTGGCCAAAGACAAGCGTGGCATCGGGTACGGCGGGGCGGCCTACGGGGCGGGTGCCAGGCACTTGAAGATTAAGAAGGACTCCGGATCGCCCGCCGTGGAACCAACCGAGGAGAGCGTGTTGAGCCAGAAGTATCCGATTTGGCGTTACCTTTACATCTACGTCAACCCCGCCCTGGACAAGGGTGAAATCCGTGATTATCTCGGCTGGATTCAGACGGAAGACGGGCAAAAGGTGGTGAAGGACGTGGGGTATTTCCCGCTGCCCAAGCATTTGAGGAACTGA
- a CDS encoding N-acetylneuraminate lyase produces the protein MKSFPITGLVAATHTPFRDDGQMHLDAIEHQAAHLVRQGVEFAFVGGTTGESHSLTLEERLALADRWMSVTRGSTLKVMVHVGANSVEDARILANRASRAGAAAFSAIPPCYFKPRTLDLLVECSEKVAEAAPELPFFYYDIPSMTGVAFPMGEFLERASARIPNLGGLKFSNHDLAMFQQCLLACEGKLTITFGCDEFLLAALALGGRAGIGSTYNFAAPLYHRLVKAFADGRMEDARMEQRRSVCLVALLSSFGYMAASKALMGMLGVNVGPPRLPHAGLSKEAQKSLRLRLEELGFFDWIKWDPQ, from the coding sequence ATGAAATCGTTTCCCATCACTGGCTTGGTCGCGGCTACCCACACGCCTTTCCGGGACGATGGCCAAATGCATCTCGACGCGATCGAGCATCAGGCCGCCCATTTGGTTCGACAGGGGGTTGAGTTTGCTTTTGTGGGTGGAACCACGGGCGAGAGCCATTCACTGACTCTGGAAGAGAGGCTGGCCTTGGCCGACCGCTGGATGAGTGTGACGCGCGGATCGACTTTGAAAGTCATGGTTCATGTGGGTGCGAATAGTGTGGAGGATGCAAGAATCCTGGCCAACCGGGCGTCCCGGGCAGGGGCGGCTGCCTTCAGCGCCATCCCTCCCTGCTATTTCAAGCCGCGCACTCTGGATTTACTGGTTGAATGCTCGGAGAAGGTGGCCGAAGCAGCACCCGAACTGCCGTTTTTTTATTATGATATTCCGTCCATGACCGGCGTGGCGTTCCCGATGGGCGAATTCCTGGAGCGTGCGTCGGCGCGGATTCCCAATTTGGGGGGCCTGAAATTCAGCAATCACGACTTGGCGATGTTCCAACAGTGCTTGCTGGCTTGTGAGGGGAAGCTGACCATTACCTTTGGATGCGATGAGTTCTTGCTCGCCGCATTGGCGCTAGGCGGTCGTGCCGGGATCGGCAGCACCTACAATTTCGCGGCACCCCTTTATCACCGGTTGGTGAAGGCCTTCGCCGACGGACGAATGGAGGACGCACGCATGGAACAGCGGCGCTCGGTTTGTCTGGTGGCCTTGCTTTCGTCGTTCGGTTACATGGCCGCCTCCAAGGCCTTGATGGGCATGCTTGGAGTGAACGTGGGACCCCCGCGTCTGCCCCACGCAGGACTCTCAAAGGAGGCCCAAAAATCGTTGCGGCTCCGCCTTGAAGAGCTCGGGTTTTTCGATTGGATCAAATGGGATCCGCAGTAG
- a CDS encoding MFS transporter, with the protein MVVLLLWPVALLNYLDRQMLAAMKFSVMKDIPSIGTEANWGMMLGQFKWVYAILSPVGGYIADRFSRRLTICGSLFVWSAVTWATGHVQTYDGLLWTRSLMGISEAFYIPAALSLIAEYHSGSTRSRAVGLHQMAIYAGVISGGFTGYLAEDPGFGWRRVFDFTGIAGILYSIPLVFLLKDAPASARAVAESDPKPAMGAAVKELFGNRSFVLLVLCFTLPALAAWVVRDWMPAILKQQFNIGQGKAGVSATLYWQVAAVLGAMGGGWLADQWSQRTERGRIYVGALGISLLIPALFGVGNAGSLTVAVVFLIVFGLGWGAFDCNNMPILCQIARPQLRATGYGLMNMVSISCGGFADWGFGILRDRQVPLNVIFGVFAGIATVSVVLMLLIQPSRREPGSAPS; encoded by the coding sequence ATGGTGGTCCTGCTGCTGTGGCCGGTGGCTTTGCTGAACTATCTCGACCGGCAGATGCTGGCGGCGATGAAGTTCTCGGTGATGAAGGATATTCCTTCGATCGGGACCGAAGCGAACTGGGGGATGATGCTGGGGCAGTTCAAGTGGGTTTATGCGATCCTGAGCCCCGTGGGAGGCTACATTGCGGATCGATTCAGCCGCAGGCTCACGATCTGTGGGAGCCTGTTTGTCTGGTCCGCGGTGACTTGGGCCACCGGGCATGTGCAAACGTATGACGGATTGCTGTGGACGCGATCCCTGATGGGAATTAGCGAGGCGTTTTATATTCCGGCGGCACTGTCTTTGATCGCCGAGTATCATTCAGGATCCACGCGGTCCCGGGCGGTGGGATTGCATCAGATGGCGATTTATGCGGGTGTGATTTCCGGTGGGTTCACGGGTTATTTGGCGGAGGATCCGGGGTTTGGATGGCGCCGGGTGTTTGATTTCACGGGCATCGCAGGAATCCTCTATTCCATTCCGCTGGTCTTCCTCTTGAAAGATGCCCCGGCGTCGGCCCGGGCGGTCGCGGAATCGGATCCCAAGCCGGCGATGGGCGCGGCGGTGAAGGAGTTATTCGGGAACCGCTCATTTGTCTTGTTGGTGCTTTGTTTTACCTTGCCGGCGCTTGCGGCTTGGGTGGTGAGGGACTGGATGCCGGCGATTTTGAAGCAGCAGTTCAACATTGGTCAGGGCAAAGCGGGGGTCTCGGCGACGCTGTACTGGCAGGTCGCAGCCGTGCTGGGGGCCATGGGTGGAGGCTGGCTCGCGGACCAATGGAGCCAGCGAACGGAACGAGGCCGGATTTATGTGGGGGCATTGGGGATCAGCCTGTTGATCCCGGCGCTGTTTGGGGTGGGCAACGCGGGGAGCCTCACGGTGGCGGTGGTTTTCCTGATTGTATTCGGGTTGGGATGGGGCGCCTTCGATTGCAACAACATGCCTATTTTGTGTCAGATTGCCCGGCCCCAGCTCCGGGCCACAGGGTATGGCCTTATGAATATGGTCAGCATCAGTTGCGGCGGCTTCGCCGATTGGGGCTTCGGAATTTTGCGGGATCGGCAGGTACCCTTGAATGTCATTTTTGGAGTTTTTGCAGGAATCGCGACGGTTTCGGTGGTGCTGATGCTGCTGATTCAACCTTCACGCCGCGAGCCTGGGAGTGCTCCCTCATGA
- a CDS encoding DUF1080 domain-containing protein, with product MIDSRSTRRFAALAFMLATLLPDPLRLEAAMGVGAKPLTGAEILFDGTRKMLDEKWTYWMGPRFASTLPIKWKIVEDPVDSGTVMMTDDPAAAGGKYGAADIVTKKEFRDFRLHVEFLIMKPGGNSGVYLQNRYEIQVLDGDKTKHGMGAIINETESPYDAYLGTGKWNAYDVVFRAARFQNGKRVEKALVTVYFNGKKVHVNHPIHKVWGGANSGLDGGREGGEGITDVPGGLKLQAEGHDVRYRNIWIKPLDLREANTDLAD from the coding sequence ATGATCGATTCCCGTTCCACCCGCCGGTTCGCGGCCCTTGCTTTCATGCTCGCCACCCTCCTCCCCGACCCTCTGCGCCTTGAGGCCGCCATGGGCGTGGGTGCCAAACCTCTGACTGGTGCCGAAATCCTGTTCGACGGCACGCGAAAAATGCTCGATGAGAAGTGGACTTATTGGATGGGACCGCGCTTCGCGTCCACGCTCCCCATCAAGTGGAAGATCGTCGAGGATCCGGTGGACTCCGGCACGGTCATGATGACCGATGACCCCGCCGCGGCAGGCGGCAAGTACGGAGCCGCCGATATTGTCACCAAGAAAGAATTCCGCGATTTCCGGCTTCATGTCGAATTCCTGATCATGAAACCCGGAGGGAACAGCGGGGTTTATCTGCAAAACCGCTACGAGATTCAGGTCCTGGACGGCGACAAGACCAAGCATGGCATGGGGGCCATCATCAATGAAACAGAATCGCCCTACGACGCCTATCTCGGCACCGGAAAATGGAACGCCTACGACGTCGTGTTCCGAGCGGCTCGCTTTCAAAACGGCAAGCGCGTCGAAAAGGCTCTCGTCACCGTGTATTTCAACGGCAAGAAAGTCCACGTGAATCACCCCATCCACAAAGTCTGGGGCGGAGCGAACTCTGGCCTCGACGGTGGCAGGGAGGGCGGCGAAGGGATCACCGACGTTCCCGGCGGTTTGAAACTGCAGGCCGAAGGCCACGATGTCCGCTATCGGAACATTTGGATCAAGCCGCTGGACTTGAGGGAAGCCAACACCGATCTCGCCGATTGA
- a CDS encoding galactose mutarotase encodes MQCSSLAMGTALLAFLFLATTGLSASFERVSSSDYGKMPDGAGVQQFTLRNSKGMVVKIITYGAIITEIQAPDRGGKMANVVLGAASLDEYLKGFRGSAAVIGRFANRIAKAKFKIDGMEYSLAANNGRNHIHGGRKGFASVVWTGRVLPAKPNEGSVELSYLSKDGEEGYPGNLHVKVIYTLTDSHELRMDYLATTDKATPVNLTNHAYFNLAGEGHVLDHELWLNADRYTPADDELIPTGAIASVNGTPLDFTTRTRVGSRIEQLKPKLNGYDHNFVVTGDKGVLRTAGKVVDPKTGRVMDVSTTEPGVQLYTGNHLQHGGLCLETQHYPDSINQPAFPSPVLRPGQTWNSTSVFAFSAQ; translated from the coding sequence ATGCAATGTTCCTCCCTCGCCATGGGCACCGCCCTCTTGGCGTTTCTTTTTCTCGCGACCACCGGACTGTCGGCCTCGTTTGAACGGGTATCCTCCTCGGATTATGGCAAAATGCCCGACGGCGCCGGGGTGCAACAGTTCACCCTCAGGAATTCGAAAGGGATGGTGGTGAAGATCATCACTTACGGGGCTATCATCACGGAAATTCAAGCTCCGGATCGCGGAGGCAAGATGGCCAATGTCGTGCTCGGAGCCGCTTCGTTGGATGAGTATTTGAAAGGATTTCGCGGGTCGGCCGCGGTCATCGGGCGTTTCGCCAATCGCATCGCCAAAGCCAAGTTCAAGATCGATGGCATGGAGTATTCGCTCGCGGCCAACAATGGGCGAAACCACATCCACGGAGGGCGAAAGGGTTTTGCGAGTGTGGTGTGGACCGGGCGGGTTCTGCCGGCGAAGCCGAACGAAGGATCCGTTGAACTGAGTTATTTGAGCAAGGATGGCGAAGAGGGATATCCGGGGAACCTTCACGTGAAAGTGATCTACACTCTGACCGATTCCCATGAGCTGCGCATGGATTATCTTGCGACGACAGACAAGGCGACTCCCGTGAATCTGACCAATCACGCTTACTTCAATCTGGCGGGTGAAGGCCATGTGCTGGATCACGAGCTCTGGCTGAATGCGGATCGATACACACCGGCGGACGATGAGTTGATTCCGACCGGGGCCATCGCGAGTGTGAACGGCACCCCATTGGATTTCACCACGCGCACGCGCGTCGGATCGCGCATCGAGCAACTCAAGCCCAAGCTGAACGGTTACGATCACAACTTTGTGGTCACCGGAGACAAGGGAGTGCTGCGAACGGCTGGAAAAGTGGTGGATCCGAAAACCGGGCGAGTGATGGACGTCAGCACCACCGAACCTGGTGTGCAGCTCTACACGGGCAATCACCTCCAGCACGGCGGGCTCTGTCTGGAAACCCAACATTACCCGGATTCCATCAATCAACCGGCCTTTCCCTCGCCGGTGTTGCGTCCAGGCCAAACCTGGAACAGCACGAGCGTATTTGCGTTCTCGGCGCAATGA
- a CDS encoding phosphate ABC transporter ATP-binding protein, with amino-acid sequence MTDSIVPKSLVPRAADGAAPPASTLIETERLSLYYGSTQALKEITLTIPEKEVTALIGPSGCGKSTFLRCFNRMNDLIDSVRIEGKVSIGGQDIHAPEVDVIELRKKVGMVFQKSNPFPKSIFENIAYGLRLAGVRTKSEIETAVETSLRGAALWEEVKDRLHSSALGLSGGQQQRLCIARAIAIRPEVVLMDEPASALDPIATSRIEELILELKREFTIVIVTHNMQQAARISDHTAFFYLGKLIEFGTTRRIFTNPREKQTEDYVTGRFG; translated from the coding sequence ATGACTGATTCCATCGTGCCCAAAAGTCTGGTGCCTCGCGCCGCGGACGGCGCCGCCCCCCCCGCGTCGACGCTCATCGAGACAGAGCGGCTCTCCCTGTATTATGGCTCAACGCAAGCGCTGAAGGAGATCACCCTCACGATACCGGAGAAGGAGGTGACCGCCTTGATCGGGCCATCCGGGTGCGGGAAATCAACTTTCCTCCGCTGTTTCAACCGGATGAATGATTTGATCGACAGCGTGCGCATTGAGGGAAAGGTCTCCATCGGCGGCCAGGACATCCACGCGCCCGAAGTGGACGTGATCGAATTGCGAAAAAAGGTCGGGATGGTTTTCCAAAAGTCGAATCCATTCCCGAAATCGATTTTCGAGAATATCGCCTATGGACTCAGGCTGGCCGGGGTGCGCACGAAGTCCGAGATTGAGACTGCGGTGGAGACGAGCTTGCGGGGGGCGGCCCTGTGGGAAGAGGTGAAGGACCGTTTGCACTCCAGCGCGCTGGGTCTGTCCGGCGGTCAGCAGCAGCGTTTGTGCATTGCGCGCGCCATTGCGATCCGGCCCGAGGTGGTTTTGATGGATGAACCGGCCTCGGCCCTGGATCCCATTGCGACCTCCCGCATCGAGGAGTTGATTCTGGAGTTGAAGCGTGAGTTTACGATTGTGATTGTCACTCACAACATGCAGCAAGCGGCGCGCATTTCGGATCACACAGCCTTCTTTTATCTTGGAAAGCTCATCGAATTCGGGACCACTCGGAGGATCTTCACCAATCCGCGCGAGAAACAGACCGAGGATTATGTGACCGGGCGTTTCGGCTGA
- the pstC gene encoding phosphate ABC transporter permease subunit PstC, whose amino-acid sequence MSSSAVQEVIPVEQMDQMPKEQLRSYLGLSAKQFAEMDRETMQALMEVKVEQQKEIPNDKDAALNTTSWRYLLGPHQWTGYDKPEYIWQPVSGIHKYNIVPLVLGSLKATCVALLFSVPLALAAAIYVSQLARPTIREWVKPCIELLSGIPSVVLGFFALLVMASVLQGVLGYQSRLNAFVAGMALGLAIIPVVFSIAEDALTSVPRSYTQAALALGASPWQAAWQIVLPAAMPGVFAAVVLGFGRAIGETMIVLMASGNASIMSLSLFDSTRTITATIAAELAETVFGGHHYRILFMIGALLFAVTFVSNFIADLVIYRLKARMEGKA is encoded by the coding sequence ATGAGCAGCTCGGCGGTCCAGGAGGTCATTCCAGTCGAGCAGATGGACCAGATGCCCAAGGAACAGCTGAGGTCGTACTTGGGGTTGTCTGCCAAGCAGTTCGCGGAGATGGATCGGGAAACGATGCAGGCGTTGATGGAGGTGAAGGTGGAGCAGCAGAAGGAGATTCCGAACGACAAGGATGCGGCGTTGAACACCACCTCCTGGCGTTACCTGCTGGGTCCGCATCAATGGACGGGATACGATAAGCCCGAATACATCTGGCAGCCCGTGTCAGGGATTCACAAATATAACATTGTGCCTTTAGTCCTGGGGAGTTTGAAGGCGACGTGCGTGGCCTTGTTGTTTTCGGTTCCCCTGGCCTTGGCGGCCGCAATTTATGTTTCCCAACTGGCCCGTCCGACGATTCGGGAATGGGTCAAACCCTGCATTGAACTGCTGTCGGGCATTCCCTCCGTGGTGCTGGGCTTCTTCGCTTTGTTAGTGATGGCCAGTGTGTTGCAAGGAGTGCTGGGATATCAATCCCGTCTCAACGCTTTCGTGGCGGGTATGGCCTTGGGGTTGGCAATTATTCCTGTGGTTTTTTCCATCGCGGAGGATGCCCTGACCAGTGTGCCTCGCAGTTACACGCAGGCGGCGCTAGCCCTGGGAGCGTCGCCGTGGCAGGCCGCCTGGCAGATTGTGCTGCCGGCGGCGATGCCCGGGGTGTTCGCGGCCGTCGTCCTGGGATTTGGCCGGGCGATTGGGGAAACCATGATTGTGCTGATGGCCAGCGGCAATGCCAGCATCATGTCCTTGAGCCTTTTCGATTCCACGCGGACGATCACGGCCACGATTGCGGCAGAGCTGGCGGAGACGGTTTTTGGAGGCCACCATTACCGGATTTTGTTCATGATCGGAGCCCTGCTGTTTGCGGTGACCTTCGTGTCGAATTTTATCGCCGACCTTGTCATTTACCGACTGAAGGCGCGCATGGAGGGGAAGGCATAG